The window GGACGTGACGGGCACCGGGCGCAGCGCCTTGCCGGAAAGGAATTCGGTGATGACGACGATGCCAATGAAGACGAGGAGCGCGGCGATGGTGATGATGACGGTGATCGGCACGACCTTCGGCCAGTAGGGCTTGGGCGGCACAGTGGCGCGGGAGATCACCCTTGCGTCGACCGGCAGGGTGCGGGCGTTGCGGCCGGCATCGGCCTCGCGGTAGCGCCCGAGAAGGGTCGTCAGCCGCCGGCTCTTGGCCTCCGCGTCGCGCTGCAACTCGCGCAGGCGCACCTGCTCGGTGTTGGCGTTGGCGGTCTTGGCCTTCAACTCGTTGATGCTGGCCTGCAGGGAACGCACACGCTCCGCGGCGATCTCCGCATCGCTCTCAAGCCCGCGCAGCACCTTGCGGGCCTCGCCGCGGACCTGGGTGTTGAAGTCGGCAATCTGCGACTTCAGCGCCTTGATGCGCGGATGGTTCGGCAAGAGCGTCGTCGACAGTTCGGCAAGCTGGGCCTTCAGCGTCACCTGGCGCTCGCGCAGGCGCTGGATCAGCCGCGAGTTCAACACGTCGCTGGAGCTGTCGAGGGCGTTGCTGGCGATCAGGTTGCGGACCAGCCGGGCCTTGGTCTCGGATTCGCTCTGGGCGCTCCTGGCGCTGGCGAGCTGGGTCGTCAGCTCGCCGAGCTGCTGCTGGGTCAGCGTCAGATTGTTGTTGCCGATGAGGAGGTCGTTGCTGGAGCGGAAGTCCTCCACCCGGCGCTCCGCCTCGCCGACCTCGTCACGCAGCTTGGCGATCTCCGGCTCCAGGATTTCCGCCATGTCGACGGTCTTGGAGCGCTTGGCCGCGGACTGCAGGGCCATGTACTCGTCAACGATGGTGTTGGCGCCGCGCGCCGCCAGTTCCGGATCGATGGAGGAGAACTCCACCGCGATGACGCGGGAATTCTCGATGTTGTAGACCTTCAGGCGCTCGTAATAGGCCTCAAGGACGCGCTCTTCGGGCGACACCCGGAGCGGATCGCGGGCAAGCCCGAAGAGCACCATGATATCGCCGAAGACCGTGCCGCCGCCCTTGCCGGCGGGGTTGAACTCGGCGCGTTCGGCCAGCTCCAGCTTCTTGGCGACGCGGCGGGCGAGATCGCGGGAGATCAGGAGCTGCACCT of the Rhodobium gokarnense genome contains:
- a CDS encoding GumC family protein — protein: MKNVENPYGDDVAIDIRGLAAAIWRAKRWILPATIAVGLVTVLVLSLITPRYLGQSKILIEATKSVLADADEKPQEAERALLDPEGVTSQVQLLISRDLARRVAKKLELAERAEFNPAGKGGGTVFGDIMVLFGLARDPLRVSPEERVLEAYYERLKVYNIENSRVIAVEFSSIDPELAARGANTIVDEYMALQSAAKRSKTVDMAEILEPEIAKLRDEVGEAERRVEDFRSSNDLLIGNNNLTLTQQQLGELTTQLASARSAQSESETKARLVRNLIASNALDSSSDVLNSRLIQRLRERQVTLKAQLAELSTTLLPNHPRIKALKSQIADFNTQVRGEARKVLRGLESDAEIAAERVRSLQASINELKAKTANANTEQVRLRELQRDAEAKSRRLTTLLGRYREADAGRNARTLPVDARVISRATVPPKPYWPKVVPITVIITIAALLVFIGIVVITEFLSGKALRPVPVTSDDEPEAPQAPEAVGGIPEEDLIRWDDSGNLHRVMPSEPAHAAERTRIESAREVWRRIAPGSDGKRHLVVAGAEPGTATRIAAMALSRSASADDNVRVVMLDLSNEIHAGDGITELPLAGLTDLLDRGASFAQVLFRDRRSRAHVVPRGRRPLTEADLIGERFQTVVEALEFTYDAIIIDVGPLTFGRHIAEFLVRADHVVLATSGKTGDPSAAYAYEILSRNGITDISVVSTAEMGDPIVAADLTGAAA